The proteins below come from a single Acidobacteriota bacterium genomic window:
- a CDS encoding glycoside hydrolase family 15 protein, protein MTPIPLHHGAIGNGRVLALVGPDTSIDWLCLPRFDSPSVFARLLDQERGGSWAFEPIDTWSASSAYIRNTNVVRTEITAADGRFEIIDFAPRTLDGYRVDAPIEVCRLLRPLEGTPRVRMRFDPRPDYSRAKVEVVAAGHGVEVVGGPTRLHLASNVPAAYILDRAPFRIDRPVFFSLSSGRPPGIDSGPAAETSAEMTIRAWRSWAKSCALPSFAAESVLRSALCLKLHAFNDTGAIIAAATTSLPEAIGSGRTWDYRYCWLRDAAFVVEALRRLSHLSEGEAFVRFLREMADSGPLQPIYGITGQRNLDEEIVPELRGYDGIGPVRIGNAAYIQQQHDVHGEMVLCLETILTDPRVVWEDPSLAPLLEHLVDEAMAASLVEDTGLWEYRTLPKHYTFSKAMCWVAAHRGALLAEFFGMPAQAQAWKAWADTERPRILARAYNEELGFFTQALDGQYADASNLLLPQIGLVDPLDPRFRSTVRAYEKLLAPDGLMLRYKHLDDFGHTTSAFSICSFWWVEALAMMGEIDEAVALFRKLEGYANPLGLYSEDIEPSTGELLGNFPQAYTHVGLIHAAITIGEILDARSGSFRAWS, encoded by the coding sequence GTGACACCCATTCCGCTTCATCACGGGGCCATCGGCAACGGCCGCGTGCTCGCACTGGTCGGGCCCGACACCAGCATCGATTGGCTGTGCCTGCCTCGGTTTGACAGCCCGTCGGTATTTGCGCGGCTGCTGGACCAGGAGCGCGGCGGCTCGTGGGCCTTCGAACCAATCGACACCTGGTCGGCCTCCTCCGCCTACATCCGCAACACGAACGTCGTCCGCACCGAGATCACGGCGGCCGATGGCCGCTTCGAGATCATCGACTTTGCCCCGCGCACGCTCGATGGCTACCGCGTGGATGCGCCGATCGAAGTGTGCCGGCTGCTCCGTCCGCTCGAGGGCACGCCTCGGGTGCGGATGCGGTTCGACCCACGCCCCGATTACAGCCGGGCCAAGGTCGAAGTGGTGGCGGCTGGGCACGGTGTCGAGGTAGTGGGTGGGCCGACGCGGCTGCACCTGGCGTCGAACGTGCCGGCGGCGTACATCCTGGACCGCGCCCCGTTCCGCATCGATCGCCCGGTCTTCTTCTCGCTCAGTTCCGGCCGCCCACCGGGCATTGACTCGGGCCCGGCGGCCGAGACCAGCGCCGAGATGACGATCCGCGCGTGGCGGTCGTGGGCCAAGAGCTGCGCGCTGCCATCGTTTGCCGCCGAGTCGGTGCTGCGTTCGGCCTTGTGCCTGAAGCTGCATGCCTTTAACGATACCGGCGCGATCATCGCCGCGGCGACGACGAGCCTGCCCGAGGCGATCGGGTCGGGCCGGACGTGGGACTACCGGTACTGCTGGTTACGCGATGCCGCGTTCGTGGTGGAGGCGCTGCGGCGCCTGAGCCACCTGTCGGAAGGCGAGGCGTTCGTGCGGTTCCTGCGCGAGATGGCCGACAGCGGTCCGCTGCAGCCGATCTATGGGATCACCGGTCAGCGCAACCTGGACGAGGAGATCGTCCCCGAACTGCGCGGCTACGACGGCATTGGTCCGGTCCGCATCGGCAATGCGGCGTACATCCAGCAACAGCACGACGTGCATGGGGAGATGGTGCTGTGCCTCGAGACCATCCTGACCGATCCGCGAGTGGTCTGGGAGGACCCATCGCTGGCGCCGCTGCTCGAGCACCTGGTGGACGAGGCCATGGCGGCGTCACTGGTGGAAGACACCGGCCTGTGGGAGTACCGCACGCTGCCCAAGCACTACACTTTTTCCAAGGCGATGTGCTGGGTCGCGGCACACCGCGGCGCCCTGCTCGCCGAGTTTTTCGGTATGCCCGCGCAAGCCCAGGCGTGGAAAGCGTGGGCCGACACCGAACGCCCGCGGATTCTGGCCCGCGCGTACAACGAGGAACTCGGCTTCTTCACGCAGGCGCTCGACGGGCAGTATGCCGATGCCTCGAACCTGCTGCTGCCGCAGATTGGCCTGGTGGATCCGCTCGACCCGCGCTTCCGTTCGACGGTCCGTGCCTACGAGAAGCTGCTCGCGCCAGATGGCCTGATGCTGCGCTACAAGCACCTGGACGACTTTGGCCACACCACCAGCGCGTTCTCGATCTGTTCGTTCTGGTGGGTCGAGGCGCTGGCGATGATGGGCGAAATCGACGAGGCGGTTGCGCTGTTCCGCAAACTCGAAGGCTACGCGAATCCGCTGGGCCTGTACTCGGAAGACATCGAACCGTCGACCGGCGAACTGTTAGGCAACTTCCCTCAGGCCTACACCCATGTCGGCCTGATTCACGCGGCGATCACGATCGGCGAGATCCTCGACGCCCGCAGTGGTTCGTTTCGCGCCTGGAGCTAG
- the otsB gene encoding trehalose-phosphatase → MLDEVQAAVAGRPADSAFILLLDFDGTLAEFNLDPAAPHLTPQRKDWLEQIARQPGMAVGIVSGRRLDDLQERTRLPGHVYHAGLHGLEIEIEGRRTGHPDLLAAAKRLEGLAHALSRLAIEHPGALIEDKGASVAVHARGVPPELREAVFATADILAVPWIAERLVRRLEGHAVVEYLPNINGHKGDATQWIAENVEARTGRPSWVAYLGDDITDEDAFRAISRGISVLVGLRPTAATHKLDGIADVDHFLRWLASRG, encoded by the coding sequence GTGCTAGATGAAGTGCAGGCGGCCGTGGCGGGCCGACCCGCCGACAGTGCCTTCATACTGCTGCTTGATTTCGACGGCACCCTCGCCGAATTCAACCTTGACCCGGCGGCGCCCCACCTGACGCCCCAGCGAAAAGACTGGCTCGAGCAGATCGCGCGGCAACCCGGGATGGCGGTGGGCATCGTCAGCGGCCGACGCCTCGACGACCTCCAGGAGCGGACGCGCCTGCCGGGCCATGTCTATCATGCCGGCCTGCACGGCCTGGAGATCGAGATCGAGGGACGCCGAACCGGGCATCCGGACCTGCTGGCCGCGGCCAAACGCCTCGAGGGGCTGGCCCATGCTCTGAGCCGGCTGGCCATCGAGCACCCAGGTGCCTTGATCGAAGACAAGGGCGCCAGCGTCGCGGTGCACGCGCGGGGCGTGCCCCCCGAGTTGCGCGAGGCCGTGTTTGCCACGGCCGACATCCTGGCGGTGCCGTGGATTGCCGAGCGGCTGGTGCGGCGGCTCGAAGGCCATGCGGTGGTCGAGTACCTGCCGAACATCAACGGCCACAAGGGCGACGCGACGCAGTGGATTGCCGAAAACGTCGAGGCGCGCACGGGGCGGCCGTCGTGGGTGGCGTATCTGGGCGACGACATCACGGACGAAGACGCCTTCCGCGCGATCAGCCGCGGCATCAGCGTGCTGGTCGGGCTGCGGCCGACCGCCGCCACGCACAAGCTCGACGGTATTGCCGATGTCGATCATTTCTTGAGATGGCTGGCGAGCAGAGGGTAA
- a CDS encoding FAD-binding oxidoreductase encodes MSIETNSELVERFLHDAARYPGGHAAGVARPQTAGEVAEILTAPHKGGPYGVLVVGAQSSLTGGATPFGDVVVSTERLTTLAIEGELVRAGAGVTLQAIQDALAPVGRWLPPVPTYLGATAGGAAATCAAGAATFKYGTIRPWVHGLTVVLASGDVLELERGRRLASSLVSLPALRMPDVPKCSAGYFIAPDMDLVDLFIGSEGTLGIVTEVIFRTAARPAARCHALVPMESEEAGIRLVAELRLAAQQTWRTGDPLGVDVAAIEHIDARSIAVVREDGVDRKLDITLPSGAGIVLLVEMELSQPVTDEELWRQLETARDDGAADSPLRRLCAMLDRHGALDDAEIALPGHHARAAAFAELREAVPAGVNRRVALAQQQVDPRIYKTAADMIVPFERFAEMMRECRRLFAERGLDLAVWGHISDGNVHPNVIPRSADEVTKGQEAILALGEAVIAMGGSPLAEHGVGRNPIKQALLMRLYGSSGIAAMRDLKLSLDPRGMLAPGVVFPAQ; translated from the coding sequence GTGAGCATTGAAACCAACAGCGAGCTCGTCGAGCGGTTCCTCCATGACGCGGCTCGGTATCCTGGCGGTCATGCCGCCGGGGTCGCACGGCCGCAGACGGCGGGCGAGGTCGCGGAGATATTGACGGCCCCCCATAAAGGAGGGCCCTACGGGGTGTTGGTCGTTGGCGCTCAATCGTCACTGACTGGTGGCGCCACGCCGTTTGGTGACGTCGTGGTGAGCACCGAACGGCTCACCACACTCGCGATTGAAGGCGAGCTGGTCCGCGCCGGCGCCGGCGTGACCCTGCAAGCCATCCAGGATGCGCTGGCCCCGGTTGGCCGCTGGTTGCCGCCCGTGCCGACCTACCTTGGCGCCACCGCCGGTGGCGCGGCTGCGACCTGCGCGGCGGGCGCCGCGACGTTCAAGTACGGAACCATACGGCCGTGGGTTCACGGCTTGACCGTCGTGCTCGCGAGTGGCGACGTCCTCGAGCTGGAGCGTGGCCGCCGCCTGGCCTCGAGCCTCGTGTCGCTGCCGGCCCTTCGCATGCCCGACGTGCCCAAGTGCTCAGCGGGTTACTTCATCGCGCCCGACATGGACCTGGTGGATCTGTTCATCGGCTCCGAAGGCACCCTGGGCATCGTCACCGAGGTCATCTTCAGGACCGCGGCGCGGCCGGCCGCGCGGTGTCACGCGCTTGTGCCGATGGAAAGCGAGGAGGCCGGCATTCGCCTGGTCGCCGAGCTCCGCCTGGCCGCGCAGCAAACCTGGCGCACGGGCGATCCGCTCGGCGTGGACGTGGCAGCGATTGAACACATCGATGCGCGATCGATCGCCGTGGTCCGCGAAGACGGTGTCGATCGCAAGCTCGACATCACCTTGCCTTCGGGCGCCGGCATCGTCCTCTTGGTCGAAATGGAGTTGTCCCAGCCGGTTACTGACGAGGAGCTGTGGCGGCAGCTCGAGACCGCGCGCGATGACGGCGCCGCCGATTCGCCGCTGCGGCGCTTGTGCGCAATGCTCGATCGGCATGGCGCGCTCGATGACGCCGAGATTGCGCTGCCCGGCCACCACGCCCGTGCGGCGGCGTTTGCCGAGTTGCGGGAAGCTGTGCCGGCCGGCGTCAACCGCCGCGTCGCCCTGGCTCAACAACAGGTCGACCCGCGCATCTACAAGACCGCGGCCGACATGATTGTGCCGTTCGAACGCTTTGCCGAGATGATGCGCGAGTGCCGGCGGCTGTTTGCCGAGCGTGGCCTCGACCTCGCGGTGTGGGGCCACATCTCTGACGGCAACGTGCACCCCAATGTCATCCCGCGCAGCGCCGACGAAGTAACGAAGGGGCAGGAGGCGATCCTGGCGCTCGGGGAGGCGGTCATCGCCATGGGCGGGAGCCCGCTGGCCGAGCACGGCGTGGGCCGCAATCCCATCAAGCAGGCACTGTTGATGCGGCTCTACGGCTCAAGTGGGATTGCGGCGATGCGCGACCTCAAGCTCAGCCTTGACCCGCGCGGCATGCTCGCGCCGGGAGTGGTTTTCCCGGCACAATAG
- a CDS encoding COX15/CtaA family protein: protein MNRLTSFQRLALWATATTYFLILVGGLVRASGAGLGCPDWPRCFGGWVPPMSLAELPPQFDPSQFNPTLMWTEYLNRLLGATVGLLIIATAVSAWRHHRRDPRILWTTIAAVLLTGFQGWLGGQVVAHELAAWIVTVHMVVALVIVQMLLYVTVRAFPPAHPGTSAPKHVSTFAMVLIAITLIQIVLGTQVRGALDAALDAGVARDAALATVGALDYLHRDAAFVMLLGSILLCFWLVAKATAPTKAGHHMTLVWWSWAVLGLAVAQVAVGLVMAYVSLLPAAQVVHLTLASLLLGAETVLLLLSWRGSV from the coding sequence TTGAACCGCCTGACCTCCTTCCAGCGCCTCGCCCTGTGGGCGACGGCGACGACGTATTTCTTGATCCTCGTGGGTGGACTGGTCCGCGCCTCCGGCGCCGGGCTGGGGTGCCCCGACTGGCCCCGCTGCTTCGGCGGCTGGGTGCCGCCGATGTCGTTGGCCGAGTTGCCGCCGCAGTTCGACCCCTCGCAGTTCAACCCCACGTTGATGTGGACCGAGTACCTCAATCGCCTGCTCGGCGCCACCGTCGGCCTCTTGATCATTGCCACGGCCGTCTCGGCGTGGCGGCACCATCGCCGCGACCCGCGCATCCTGTGGACGACGATCGCGGCGGTGCTGCTCACCGGCTTCCAGGGATGGCTCGGCGGGCAGGTGGTGGCGCACGAGCTTGCGGCGTGGATCGTGACGGTCCACATGGTCGTCGCGCTCGTGATCGTGCAGATGCTGTTGTACGTCACGGTCCGCGCGTTCCCGCCCGCGCACCCCGGCACCTCAGCACCCAAGCACGTAAGCACCTTCGCGATGGTGCTGATCGCGATTACGCTGATCCAGATTGTGCTCGGCACGCAGGTGCGTGGCGCGCTGGACGCCGCGCTCGACGCCGGAGTGGCGCGCGACGCGGCGCTCGCCACCGTGGGCGCGCTCGATTACCTGCACCGCGACGCGGCGTTCGTCATGCTGCTGGGGTCGATCCTGCTGTGTTTCTGGCTGGTGGCCAAGGCAACCGCTCCGACTAAGGCCGGACACCACATGACGTTGGTTTGGTGGTCGTGGGCCGTCCTGGGCCTGGCCGTGGCGCAGGTGGCGGTGGGCCTGGTGATGGCATATGTTTCCCTGTTACCCGCCGCGCAGGTCGTGCATCTGACCCTGGCAAGCCTGTTACTCGGCGCGGAAACGGTGTTGCTGCTCCTCAGCTGGAGAGGTTCGGTATGA
- a CDS encoding ABC transporter permease, whose product MAILPDLRYAVRMLGRSPLFTLTSVASLAIGIAAATTIFSLTDALLFEPAPGVRDGSRVVDIGRANQGESGFDNMSYPAVKYLKDHTQTLEGIAALNFGGGPMTLSDHGASERIFGMLVSGNYFDVLGTRPALGRFFRPDEDEVPGERPVVVLSHAFWERRFNRDPEILQKPLRLNNQTFTVVGVAEPGFNGSSLVGTEAWVPMAMVATVRGMDNSRLLTQPSAVWTVAIGRLKPGITAAQSQAELVTLMEAFKASEPLANPRHTIAVIHTSRIPGPMRTPFLAFIGFLFALTSALVAIACSNVGGMLLARAATRRREMATRLAVGAGRGRLIAQLLTETVVLFAVAGAAALPLTFALIQVLESFLPALPVMINLDLSLNWRVMLFAMGVALAAGLVFGLAPARHALGADLAPMLHGANATVDRRRFRLRNVLVAGQVALSLMLVVIAFLFVRTLQAASTIDTGFATANVQIASVDVSLSGFRGQEAVALAERYEERLRAINGVTAVATARMVPLQGGGFGLGSISAPGVSGPQRDGTWDADWDIVSAGYFETVDMAIVEGRAFTAADREGSPRVTVLNQTFARRLFPGRSAVGQQVMHHSRESEPQPLTVVGVAADAKYRYVSDGPRNFVYVPLAQQAFSEFSLFVKHAAGRPVATDIRSAMTQVEPNVPIVLLQSFDEAVAVGLLPQRLTAWIAGSVGSIGVGLAALGLYGLMAFLVTQRTREIAIRMALGASHGNMRSMVMKQAAWLGMAGVTIGLLLAGVVGTLAQSLLVGVTAIDPVAFGGTALLFAVVLAAACWAPARRAAATDPAVALRAE is encoded by the coding sequence ATGGCCATCCTCCCCGATCTGCGTTACGCCGTCAGGATGCTCGGGCGCAGCCCGCTCTTCACGCTGACCTCGGTGGCCTCGCTGGCGATTGGCATTGCCGCCGCCACCACCATTTTCAGCCTGACCGACGCCCTCCTGTTCGAGCCGGCCCCGGGCGTGCGCGACGGGTCGCGGGTGGTCGATATTGGCCGCGCCAACCAGGGCGAGAGCGGGTTCGACAACATGTCGTATCCGGCGGTGAAATACCTGAAGGACCACACCCAGACGCTCGAGGGCATCGCGGCCCTCAACTTTGGCGGCGGGCCCATGACGCTCAGCGACCACGGCGCGAGCGAACGCATTTTCGGCATGCTGGTCTCGGGTAACTACTTCGACGTGCTGGGGACGCGGCCGGCGCTCGGCCGCTTCTTCAGACCCGACGAAGACGAGGTTCCCGGCGAACGGCCGGTGGTGGTGCTGAGCCACGCCTTCTGGGAACGCCGCTTCAACCGCGACCCCGAGATCCTGCAGAAGCCCCTCCGCCTCAACAACCAGACCTTCACCGTGGTCGGCGTCGCCGAGCCGGGTTTCAACGGCTCGTCACTCGTTGGCACCGAAGCGTGGGTCCCCATGGCCATGGTTGCGACGGTGCGCGGCATGGACAATTCGCGACTGCTCACGCAACCAAGCGCCGTCTGGACCGTGGCGATCGGCCGGCTGAAACCTGGGATTACGGCCGCGCAGTCACAAGCCGAACTGGTCACGTTGATGGAAGCGTTCAAGGCCTCGGAGCCGCTCGCCAACCCTCGGCACACGATTGCAGTGATTCACACCAGCCGAATCCCTGGACCGATGCGCACGCCGTTCCTCGCCTTCATCGGCTTCCTCTTCGCCCTCACCAGCGCACTGGTGGCGATCGCCTGCAGCAATGTTGGCGGCATGCTGCTGGCGCGCGCGGCCACCCGCCGGCGCGAGATGGCGACGCGACTGGCGGTCGGCGCGGGCCGTGGACGGCTGATCGCGCAGCTACTGACCGAAACGGTGGTGCTCTTTGCCGTCGCCGGCGCCGCGGCGCTGCCGCTCACCTTCGCGCTGATCCAGGTGCTCGAAAGCTTCCTGCCGGCGTTGCCGGTGATGATCAACCTCGACCTGTCGCTGAACTGGCGGGTCATGCTGTTCGCCATGGGCGTGGCGCTCGCCGCCGGCCTGGTGTTTGGTCTCGCGCCCGCGCGGCATGCGCTTGGCGCCGACCTCGCGCCGATGCTTCACGGCGCCAATGCGACCGTCGACCGCCGCCGCTTCCGCTTGCGCAACGTCCTGGTCGCGGGCCAGGTGGCGCTGTCACTGATGCTCGTGGTGATCGCATTCCTGTTCGTGCGCACGTTGCAGGCCGCGTCCACGATCGACACGGGATTCGCGACCGCCAACGTCCAGATTGCCTCGGTGGATGTCTCGCTCTCGGGCTTTCGGGGGCAGGAGGCCGTCGCGTTGGCCGAGCGCTACGAAGAACGGCTGCGCGCGATCAACGGCGTGACCGCGGTCGCAACAGCGCGAATGGTCCCCCTGCAGGGTGGCGGGTTCGGCCTCGGTTCGATCAGCGCGCCGGGCGTCAGCGGACCACAGCGGGACGGCACGTGGGACGCCGACTGGGACATCGTCTCGGCCGGCTACTTCGAAACTGTTGACATGGCGATTGTCGAAGGCCGCGCTTTTACCGCCGCCGACCGAGAAGGGTCCCCGCGCGTCACCGTGCTCAACCAGACCTTCGCACGGCGGCTGTTCCCCGGGCGATCGGCCGTCGGCCAGCAGGTGATGCATCATTCCCGCGAGTCCGAGCCGCAGCCGCTCACCGTCGTCGGCGTCGCCGCCGACGCCAAGTACCGCTACGTCAGCGACGGCCCGCGCAACTTTGTCTACGTGCCGCTCGCGCAGCAGGCGTTCAGCGAGTTCTCGCTCTTCGTGAAGCACGCCGCCGGGCGGCCGGTCGCCACCGACATCCGAAGCGCCATGACGCAGGTCGAGCCCAACGTGCCGATCGTCCTGCTGCAGTCGTTCGATGAGGCGGTGGCGGTAGGGTTGCTGCCGCAGCGGCTGACGGCATGGATCGCGGGTAGCGTGGGCAGCATTGGCGTCGGCCTGGCCGCGCTCGGTTTGTACGGCCTAATGGCGTTCCTGGTCACCCAACGCACGCGCGAGATTGCCATCCGCATGGCACTCGGCGCTTCGCACGGCAACATGCGATCGATGGTCATGAAGCAGGCGGCGTGGCTCGGCATGGCCGGCGTCACCATCGGCCTGCTGCTCGCCGGCGTGGTCGGCACACTGGCGCAAAGCCTGCTGGTCGGCGTCACGGCGATCGACCCCGTGGCTTTCGGCGGAACCGCGCTGTTGTTTGCGGTGGTGCTCGCGGCGGCGTGTTGGGCACCCGCCAGGCGAGCCGCGGCCACGGATCCAGCCGTCGCCCTCAGAGCGGAATAA
- a CDS encoding STT3 domain-containing protein — protein MKRLDWVFLAAILLIASVLRLWAPWDDVLGGTRVNFLETDAWYHVRLVENQVRNFPHRVTVDPYASPNGQYVAVAPLLDIAISIAVVATQGRDASTDYIERVAALAPAVAGVLAVAAVWLLGTIAFDRRAGLIAGLLAAVLPGHFLDRTLVGFVDHHALEVLLSFAALVCLTVALRSRQEVPSRQEVPSRQEVPSRHEVPSRHEVPSRQEVPSRQEVPSRQEVSSRQELAVPAVAAGLLLGLYLLAWGSGAYFVAILAAWVGLMPLVGRSRDDVAPAARASAIAAAVALVLVVVLQDPGLFRYNTQVAALAALLVLSLLVMLLADRVLLAFGALGALAVVAMAAAYLVEPNLVRQVTTDLARFSPDPTRMAVLEARPLFLYTGNWEWSQPWVFFRGGFYVGLLAVVWLAVTVWKSRRLDHLLIVIFTVVNYAATVGQNRFGYYLVPAAALVAGWLCVRVLDWGGVPHAGNPRPLIKPWLPMQRELAIVLVAGVVVAPNLVPAALTTTRAGGMADYWASAMQWLRTQTPEPFAQPGYYYARYGAANPPAAYTVMNWWDQGYWLIQAAHRVPVSNPTQGGAPQSAAFLTATDEAAALDILKANRSRFVMVDWELPFRDAGNGSLAGRFQNLADWAGVPTDRFYSLCYSRIRESDAWTPSWIYFEPYYQAMAYRLMVLGGQGVNPVNSTWLVRRQQRVDSTGRQFCEVSEAQSFASADDARRAAAGRGPEFVVVGRTPWQPAFPVPGVTSMRLAQEFRAEGQKPNESPMVRIFEVIPD, from the coding sequence GTGAAGAGACTCGACTGGGTGTTCCTGGCCGCAATCCTGCTGATCGCCTCGGTGTTGAGGTTGTGGGCGCCGTGGGACGATGTGCTCGGCGGAACCCGCGTGAACTTTCTCGAAACCGACGCCTGGTACCACGTCAGGCTGGTCGAGAACCAGGTTCGCAATTTCCCGCATCGCGTCACGGTCGATCCATACGCCTCGCCCAACGGCCAGTACGTCGCGGTGGCGCCCCTTCTCGACATCGCAATCTCCATCGCCGTGGTCGCGACCCAGGGCAGGGACGCGTCGACAGATTACATTGAGCGCGTCGCGGCGCTCGCGCCGGCGGTCGCAGGTGTGCTGGCCGTGGCGGCGGTCTGGCTCCTCGGCACGATCGCGTTCGATCGCCGCGCCGGTCTGATCGCGGGACTGCTGGCGGCAGTCTTGCCCGGGCACTTCCTCGACCGCACGCTCGTGGGCTTTGTCGACCACCACGCGCTTGAGGTGTTGCTCTCGTTCGCCGCCTTGGTGTGTCTCACTGTGGCTCTTCGTTCCCGACAAGAAGTGCCCTCCCGACAAGAAGTGCCCTCCCGACAAGAAGTGCCCTCCCGACATGAGGTGCCCTCCCGACATGAGGTGCCCTCCCGACAAGAGGTGCCCTCCCGACAAGAGGTGCCCTCCCGACAGGAGGTGTCCTCCCGTCAAGAGTTGGCAGTCCCGGCGGTAGCCGCAGGTCTCTTGCTAGGGCTATACCTCTTGGCGTGGGGGAGTGGCGCGTATTTTGTCGCCATCCTGGCCGCGTGGGTGGGGTTGATGCCGCTGGTGGGCCGGTCTCGTGACGACGTCGCGCCGGCGGCCCGCGCTTCGGCGATTGCTGCCGCGGTGGCGCTCGTGCTCGTCGTGGTGCTGCAGGACCCGGGTCTCTTCCGCTACAACACCCAAGTCGCGGCGCTGGCGGCGTTGCTGGTGTTGTCGCTGCTGGTCATGCTGCTGGCCGATCGAGTTCTCCTGGCTTTCGGTGCGCTGGGCGCGCTGGCCGTCGTGGCCATGGCCGCGGCCTACCTGGTCGAGCCCAATCTCGTGCGGCAAGTAACGACCGATCTCGCCCGGTTCAGCCCCGATCCCACGCGCATGGCCGTGCTCGAGGCCCGGCCGCTGTTTCTCTACACCGGCAACTGGGAATGGTCGCAGCCCTGGGTATTCTTTCGCGGCGGCTTCTATGTCGGGTTGCTCGCCGTGGTGTGGCTCGCGGTCACCGTCTGGAAGTCGCGGCGTCTCGATCACCTGCTGATCGTGATCTTCACGGTGGTCAACTACGCGGCGACCGTGGGCCAGAACCGTTTCGGCTACTACCTCGTACCGGCTGCGGCGCTGGTGGCGGGCTGGCTGTGTGTGCGCGTGCTCGACTGGGGCGGCGTGCCCCACGCTGGCAATCCACGCCCCCTCATCAAGCCGTGGCTGCCGATGCAGCGCGAGTTGGCAATTGTGCTGGTGGCGGGCGTGGTCGTGGCGCCCAATCTCGTGCCGGCCGCGCTTACCACCACCCGCGCCGGCGGCATGGCCGATTACTGGGCGTCGGCCATGCAGTGGTTGCGGACCCAGACGCCAGAGCCGTTCGCGCAACCCGGTTACTACTACGCCAGGTACGGTGCCGCGAATCCGCCCGCGGCCTACACGGTCATGAACTGGTGGGATCAGGGGTACTGGCTGATCCAGGCCGCGCACCGCGTGCCGGTGTCGAACCCGACGCAGGGCGGGGCGCCACAGTCCGCTGCGTTTCTCACGGCGACAGACGAGGCGGCAGCGCTCGACATCCTGAAGGCCAATCGGTCGCGCTTCGTGATGGTGGACTGGGAACTGCCGTTCCGCGATGCCGGTAACGGCTCGCTGGCCGGGCGCTTCCAGAACCTCGCCGACTGGGCCGGCGTGCCCACCGATCGCTTCTACTCGCTGTGCTACTCGCGCATTCGCGAGAGCGACGCGTGGACGCCCAGTTGGATCTACTTCGAGCCCTACTACCAGGCGATGGCGTACCGGTTGATGGTGCTGGGCGGCCAGGGAGTCAACCCGGTGAACAGCACCTGGTTGGTGCGCAGGCAGCAACGAGTGGATTCGACCGGCCGTCAGTTCTGCGAGGTGTCGGAGGCGCAGTCATTCGCCTCGGCAGATGACGCCAGACGGGCCGCCGCCGGCCGCGGTCCCGAATTCGTCGTCGTCGGCCGCACCCCGTGGCAACCGGCGTTCCCGGTGCCAGGAGTGACCAGCATGCGACTGGCGCAGGAGTTTCGCGCCGAGGGTCAAAAGCCGAACGAATCGCCGATGGTCCGGATTTTCGAGGTCATTCCGGATTAA
- a CDS encoding class I SAM-dependent methyltransferase translates to MRNRFLALAITVVVAGLPGATAALAQTAAPARRPDVIFVPTPEAVVEAMLQVANVTKNDMVYDLGCGDGRIPVTAAKKYGARGVCFDIDPQRIKEANENVAKNNVGNLVKVVEGDLFEQDLSGASVITLYLLPSLNVKLMPKLMKELKPGTRIVSHAFDMGDWKPEKELDVDGRKVYYWTIPKR, encoded by the coding sequence ATGCGTAATCGTTTTCTCGCCCTGGCCATCACTGTCGTCGTGGCGGGACTTCCCGGCGCCACCGCGGCGCTCGCGCAAACCGCCGCGCCGGCTCGCCGCCCTGACGTCATCTTCGTGCCCACCCCCGAGGCGGTGGTCGAAGCGATGCTGCAGGTGGCCAACGTTACCAAGAACGACATGGTGTACGACCTCGGGTGTGGCGACGGCCGCATTCCGGTGACCGCCGCCAAGAAGTATGGCGCACGCGGCGTCTGCTTTGACATCGATCCGCAGCGCATCAAGGAAGCCAACGAGAACGTCGCCAAGAACAACGTCGGAAACCTGGTCAAGGTGGTCGAAGGCGACCTCTTCGAACAGGACCTGAGCGGGGCCAGCGTGATCACGCTTTACCTGCTGCCGTCGCTCAACGTGAAGCTGATGCCCAAGCTGATGAAGGAACTGAAGCCCGGCACCCGCATCGTCTCGCATGCCTTCGACATGGGCGACTGGAAGCCCGAGAAGGAACTGGACGTCGACGGCCGCAAGGTTTACTACTGGACGATTCCGAAGCGGTAA